In Helicoverpa zea isolate HzStark_Cry1AcR chromosome 3, ilHelZeax1.1, whole genome shotgun sequence, the following proteins share a genomic window:
- the LOC124646273 gene encoding uncharacterized protein LOC124646273, with the protein MENNGDPANDKKFINKARSYNNAPPMRLKSEPAKRKSFNVNEAVRSLDLALGRLKKSKLVNGEYTTSRALLNPGAQGATEMFMDMCTSSNFSPGAENASLMSMNFSHYELMRNVSRSNCNSDGAVSGNTCSARLSPADLNVKDEHLERYFRSVDMWARGFRDAAPSSLHLDIPEK; encoded by the coding sequence ATGGAAAATAATGGCGACCCAGCTAACGACAAGAAGTTTATTAACAAGGCCAGATCATATAATAATGCACCGCCTATGAGACTCAAGAGTGAACCGGCGAAACGTAAGTCATTCAACGTGAACGAAGCTGTCAGGTCTTTGGACTTAGCATTGGGAAGGTTGAAAAAGAGCAAGTTAGTAAACGGGGAGTACACTACGAGTAGAGCGTTGTTGAACCCCGGGGCGCAGGGGGCAACGGAAATGTTCATGGACATGTGTACAAGCTCGAACTTCAGCCCGGGCGCGGAGAACGCGTCGCTGATGTCGATGAACTTCTCGCACTACGAGCTGATGCGCAACGTGTCGCGCTCCAACTGCAACTCGGACGGCGCCGTGAGCGGCAACACATGCAGCGCTCGCCTGAGCCCCGCCGACCTCAACGTGAAGGACGAGCACCTCGAGCGCTACTTCCGCAGCGTGGACATGTGGGCGCGCGGCTTCCGCGACGCCGCGCCCAGCAGCCTGCATCTCGACATACCCGAGAAGTAG